GATCGGACACGCGCCGGATGACGGCTTCGATCAGGCCATCCTTCGATCCGTACTTGCGGCTGGCGAGCGCGCGGCTGAAGCCGGCCCGATCGCCCACGCGTTCCAGCGTGGCGGCCGTGTAGCCGTCCTCGGCGATGATCGCCGCTGCCGCCTCCAGCAGGCGGTTTTCCGAATCCTCGCTGCGTTCGCGCTGCGTCCGGCGCGCGGGACGTTCCACGTCGTATTTCTCCAATTTATTTGTTGACCAACAACCAACATAAAAATAGCTTTCCGGTCAAGATATACGAGTCTCCGCCCGGATGCGGAAAGGCAAGAGGAGAGGGTAGCCATGGCGCTGGAACAGACGCTCGCGGAAACGGTCATCAACGCGCAGGCCTATGCCGATGGCGACAGGGTGGACGATGCGTTCCGGCGTATCCGCGCCGAAGCGCCGCTCGACGTGGCGGAACTGGAAGGCTTCGATCCGTTCTGGGTGGTCAGCCGCCATGCCGACATCAAGGATATCGAGCGCCAGCCTGAGCTGTTCCACAACGGCGATCGGTCAACTTTCATGTCCAGCCGCGAGAACGAGGCCAAGGTCAAGGCACTGACCGGCGGCGATCCCAACCTGATCCGCAGCCTCGTTTCCCTGGACGGGCAGGAGCACAAGGACCTGCGCGGTATCCTATTTCCGCACCTGACGCCCCGCGCGATCCGCCCTCTGGAGGAACAGGTCCGCAAGATCGCGCGCGAATTCGTCGATCACATGCTGGCGAAGGGCAGCGAATGCGATTTCGCGATGGATGTCGCCTTCCTCTATCCTCTGCGCGTGATCATGACCGTGCTGGGCGTGCCGCAGGAAGACGAGCCGTTCATGCTCAAGCTGACGCAGGAGCTGTTCTCGAACGCCGATCCCGAATTGAACCGTGCTGGCAAGGAGCAGACGCCGGAGGAAATTCTCAAGTCGCTGTGGGAAACCACGATGGAGCTGGAAGCCTATTTCGGCGCCGTGACCAAGCGTTTCCGCGAAAACCCCAGCACCGAAGTCAACAGCCTGATCGCCAACGCCAAAGTGAACGGCGAATACCTCAACCATCGGCAGATCATGGGCTATTACATCATCGCCGCCACGGCGGGGCATGACACCACCTCCAACACCACGGCGGGGGCGATGTGGGCGCTGGCCGAACGGCCGGAACTTCTGGGACAATTGCAGACCGATCCTTCGCTCATTTCGGCCTTCGTCGAGGAATCGATCCGCTGGGTCGTGCCCGTCAAGCACTTCATGCGGTCGGCCGTGGCGGATTGCGAGATCGGCGGGAAACGGATCGCGGCGGGCGACTGGCTGATGCTGTGCTACCAGTCCGGCAACCGCGACGAGACGGTGTTCGACACCCCCTTCGATTTCCGGCTGGACCGTGGCACCAACCCGCAGATCGCCTTCGGTTATGGCGTCCACGTCTGTCTGGGCCAGCACCTCGCGCGGATGGAAATGCGCATCCTGTGGGAAGAGCTGTTCACGCGACTGAAGTCGGTGGAACTGGCGGGCGTGCCTTCGCGCACGATTTCCAATTTCGTGTGCGGGCCAAAGCACGTGCCGATCCGCTTCACCGCGCAGTAAGGGACGGGCAGGCGTATGGGCACCCCTTCACGCCGCTGGCGCTGCCGGAGCTGCGGGTACATCTACGACGAGGCGCTGGGCCTTCCCGAACAGGACATCGCGCCCGGCACACGGTTCGAGGATGTGCCGGAGGATGCGTTCTACTGCCCCGACTGCGGCACCGAGAAGCAGGACTTCGAATTGATGGATTACTGAGGCGGGGCATCGCTCCCGCTCGGGCGTGCCAAGGATTACCCTCACGTATTCTGCGGAATCCTCGCCCGCAGGCGTGGCGCGGCGAAATCCCAAAACGCGCGCAGCTTCAAGGGCAGGATCGCCTGACCGGTGTGGACCAGGTGAACCGGCGAAGGTTCCGGCTCGAACGAGCCCAGGAGGCGCACCAGCTGCCCGGCCTCTATCGCCTCGCGCACCTGATAGCTCAGCAGCCGGATGATCCCCAGCGCGCCGCACGCCGACGCGATCGCCGCTTCGGCCGAATTGACCGAGAGGCGGGGCTTTACCGTCACGGCCTGAGCATCCTTGCCCCGGCCAAAGCGCCACACGTTCGTTCCGTATATGCCGTCGAACAGCACACAATCGTGCTGAGATACCTCCTCGGGCGCGATCGGCGCGCCTCGCGCGGCGATGTAGGCAGGGCTGGCGCACACACGCCAGACGACTTCGCCCAGCCGCGTCGCCACCATCGTGCTGTCGGGCAGCGCGCCGATGCGCACGGCGGCATCGACGCGGTCGTCGATCAGGTTGACCACATAGTCGGCCAGCACCAGCCGCACATCGATTTCGGGATAAGCCTGCAGGAATTCGCGCACCACGGGTTCGACATGGAGCCGCCCGAACATCAGCGGGGCGGTGATGGTCAGGTGCCCGCGCGGCGCGCGGTATTCGCCCATGGCCAGGCGCTCCGCTTCCTCGACGTCATCGAGAATGCGGCGGGCGCTGGCGACGTAATGCGCCCCGGCCTCGGTAAGCTGCAACCGCCGCGTCGTGCGTACCACCAGACGCGTGCCGAGATGGCTTTCCAGATCGGAAATCTTGCGGCTGACCGTGGCCAGCGGCATGCCGAGGGCGCGGGACGCGGCGGTCAGGCTCCCGCCTTCGATGGCGGCCAGCAGCGTTCGCATGGCATCGAACCGGTCCATCAAACTCTTCCATAATTCAGAACAATGCTTCCTGAATTGGCAGGATACTCCATCACATCGGGATTACCTAGATCATTCCCATCCCCCCTAGCCGATGAGGAATTCCATGTCTGATACTTCCCCTACAGCGTCCCGGATCGCCGGACGCATCGCTGGCGTCGCACTGACCGGCGCGGTTGCCGTGGCCGGCCTTGCCGTGCCCGCGCTGGCCGCCGGAACGCTCGAACACCCGATTACCACCGTCGCCGATCCGGCACAGGTACGCTATGGCACGGTCCCCGTGGACGGGCTGAACATCGCTTACCGCGAAGCCGGAGACGCCAGCCTTCCCAAGCTGGTTCTGCTGCATGGCTGGCCGTCGTCCTCGCACCAGTTCCGCGATATGATCCCGCTGCTGGCACGCCGCTTCCATGTGATAGCTCCCGACTACCAGGGCTTCGGCAACAGCGACGCCCCCGATCCCGCGAGCTATGCCTACTCGTTCGAGGGCATTTCCCGCACGATCGAAAAGTTCCTGGCGGCCAAGGGCTTCGATCACTACGGCCTGTTCGTGCAGGATTATGGCGGCCCGGTGGGCTTCCGCATCGTGGCGCGCAATCCGGTCGCGCTGGACTGGCTGGTCGTCCAGAACTCCAACGCCTACGAGGAAGGCTTCTCGCCCGCGTGGGACGGCTTCCGCAATGCGCTGTGGGTCAACCGCAACGCCGACACCGAAAAGCCGCTGGCCGCGTTCAACACGCCGGAGGGGGTCAAGGGCGTCTATCTTGCCGGCGCGGGCCACCCGGAACTGGTCAGTCCCGATGCCTGGCTCAGCGACAGCGCCTTCGTCGCCCGCCCCAACAACCTGCGCATCCAGCTCGACCTGTTCTACGATTACCGGACGAACCCGCCGCTCTACCCGGCGTGGCAGAAGCTGCTGCGCGATCGCCAGCCGAAGACGGTGATCTTCTGGGGCCAGCACGATCCGTTCTTCCTGCCTGCCGGCGGCGAAGCCTTCCTGCGCGATTTGCCCAAGGCGGAAATGCACCGGCTGAACGCGGGGCATTTCGCGACCGAGGACAACCTTCCCTACATCGTGGGGCACATGATCGATTTTTACGATCGGCAGGTGGCCAAGGCCCGCTGAGGGATCGTCCGGCCTTCGGGCCGGTGGCAGCCGGTGCTTCCCCTCCGCACCGGCTGCCCTGTTCCATGCGGAGCGGAGCAGGTCCCGAGATGAGCGATTTCCAACGGTTTCCGAAGCGCCGCCATTTCCTGAGCCTGGCGCTTGGCGGCATGGCCGCCTTTTCCGCCGTGCGCAAGGCCGTCGCATCCCCCTTGCGAGCCGTGGCGAAGGACGAGGCGCGGCCGATCCGTGCCCTTGCGTTCGATGGCTTCACGATATTCGACCCGCGCGCCGTCTCCGCGGCGGTGGTGTCGGCCGTGCCGGACCGGGGCGCGGCTTTGGCTGGAGCATGGACGAACAAGCTATTCGCGCTGTCATGGCTGGAAACGGCGGCGGGCCGCTACAGCGGGTTCGGGCGGTTGGCCGATGCCGCGCTGGATTTCAGCGCGCAGGCCATGGGCATCGCGCTGACGCCCGCGATCCGGCGCGATCTGGTGGCGGTGTTCGGGCAGCTTCCGGCCTGGCCCGATGCCGCAGCCGCGCTTGAACGGTGGCGCAGCGCCGGCATCCGTCTTGCCTTCCTGTCCAATCTCGAAGCCGACGTGCTGATCGCGAACACGCGCCGGAACGGATTGGGCGGTCTGTTCGAGACGCCATTGAGCACCGACCGGGTCCGGGCATTCAAGCCATCGCCCTGCGCCTATGCGATGGGGCCGGCGCATTTCGGCCTGACGATGCAGGAGATCGGCTTCGTCGCGTTCGGAGGGTGGGATGCCTTGGGCGCACGCTGGTTCGGCTACCGCACCGCCTGGATCAACCGCCTTGGCGTGCCGGAGGAAACGCTCTCGCCGCATCCCGACAGCGCCGGACCCGATCTGGCGGCCGTCGACCGGCTGCTCCGATAAGGGGCTTCCGCTTGTGAAAAAAGAAAGGCCAGCACGAAGGCTGGCCTTGGAAAGTTTGGGAGAGGATGCCTGAAAGGCCTGTTCTCTAAAGCGGTCTGACCACCTTCCTGCAAGTGCGAAGAACGGGGTTCGGCTTGCATGAATTGCAAGTTGCCGACGACGGCGTCAGCCACGCGTCAGCGGCAGGGCCTTGGGGCTGCGGAAATTGGACGAGGACACCCAGTCCAGCACGGCTTGCGTCCGGGCAAATTCCGGTATCCGCGCCAGCAGTTCCTCGTAGGCGATCTGCGTCGCCAGGCGGCCGATCATCGAGCCGAGGCAGGCGTGAACGCCGCCGCCGAAACCAAGATGCCGCTTTGCGCGCCGGGTGATGTCATAGACATCGGGGTTCTCGAACATGCGTTCGTCGCGGTTGGCGGCGCCATAGGCCAGGATTACGAAATCCCCGGCCTTCATCGTCTGGCCATGCAGATCCACATCGCGCGTCAGGCACCGCTTGAACCGCTGGGCCGATGTGTTGAACCGCAGCGATTCCTCGATCGCATCGGGGATCAGCGTGGGATCGGCCACCAGCGCGCGCCGCGCATCAGGATAGTCCGCCAGGTTCAGCCCGAACATCGCCATGAAGCCGGAAAGGCTTTCGATCCCGGCCATGATCAGCGTCGTCACCGTCAACTGCACTTCGCGGTCAAGCAGCTTCTCGCCGTCGATCTCGGCGGTGATGAAGTTCGACAGCAGATCGTCGCCCGGTGCCTTCTTGCGCGCCTGCACCAGCCTTTCGGCATAGTCGGCCATCCAGCGGAACGCGGCGAGGTGCGCCTCGGTCTTCTGCCGGGTGACGGGATCGGTCTGCACCATTAGCACAGCATTGTCGCGCACCTGGTCCGCCCCTTCGGCCGGAAGCGCGAAAAGGTGGAACAGGAGATCGACCGTGACCTTCCCGGTATAATCGTTGACCAGATCGAACACCGGCCTGCCTTCCAGCGCGGCCAGGTGCTTGCGGCACGAGGCGCGCGTCGGTTCGATGATGTGCTCCAGCGCGCGCTTCGTCACGGCCGACTGGATCAGCGCGCGCAGCCGGTCATGGCGCGGCGGATCGCTGCTGCCCAGCGTGGCGCCCGCGCGGCCGGGAAACTCGTTGACCAGGTTTCCCTTGGCCGAACTGTAGGTGCGCCAGTCCTGCAGGGCGCTCAAGACGTCCTGATAGCGCGACAGCACCCACATTCCCGCCTCTTCCGACCAGAAGCAGGGGTATTCGTCGCGCAGCGTCTTATAGGCGGGAAATGGATCGGCATCGATCGCGGGAGAATAAGGGTCGAAACGGAACGCCGCGCGCTCCATCACCGGGGCATCGTTCATCGCGCTATCCTCTCTCGGCAACTTCTCTTGTGCCTTATGGCCCAGGCCCGCATCATGCCCCGCGCGGATCGCCGCTGCCACGCAGCTTTGCGGCAATTTCTTGCACTTTTCGCGCACTCTGGCCATCTTGGTGAAGGAAGGGGCCTGTCATGCGCGGCAAGGAAGTGAAGCGGTTTACGCTCTATGGCGAGGATGGCCGCATCATCGGACCGGAGTTTGTCCATATCGAGCGGATTGCCGATCGCTCCAGCCTGCACGACTGGACCATCGCGCCGCACAGCCATCCCGGCATGGCGCAGGTGCTGATGATCGAGACCGGAGCGGTCGATGTCGCCAGCGATGGTTCGGCGCGCAAGATCGCGGCGCCGGCCTGCATGATCGTGCCCAGCGGCTGCGTTCACGCCTTTCGCTTTGCCGTCGCGACCGAAGGTTGGGTCCTTTCCATGGCTGTCGCGCTGTTGCACGATCCGCGCATCGCCGGTCTGCTGGAAGGATTGAGTCTCGACGGTGGTGGCGCGCGCATCGTCCCGCTGGAACCGGAGGACCGGCAACGCGTCCGGCTGAGCTGGCTGCTTGCGGATATGGCAGACCGGCTGGAGCAGGGGCTTCGCGCCACGCCGGCGCTGCTCGCGCAGCTTGGCCTCGTTCTGGCCACGCTGGGCGAAACGCTGGCCGCGTCCCTCCCTCAGGATGCCAGCAAGGACCGGCGCGCGGCTCTGGTGGCCTGCTATCGCGGATTGATCGAAGCGCGGTATCGCGATCACTGGTCGGTCGAGCGGTACGCCCACGCCCTTGGCGTCACCTCATCGACCCTGACGCGGGCGTGCAGGGCGGTGTTGGACAAGGCTCCGGGCGATCTCCTGCAAGATCGCCTGGCATTGGAGGGGATGCGCTTCCTGGCCTTTACCGGCATGGGCGTGGCGCAGGTGGCGGATCGTCTGGGCTTCGACGATCCCGCTTATTTCGCCCGGTTCTTCAAGAACCGCACCGGCCAGACGGCCAGCGCCTTTCGCGCGCAAAGGGCGTGGGAAGGGCTGGAACGGTAACGGGATGGCACGGGATGCCGGTCAAACGAGACCGAGGTCCACCGGCTGCATTCCGGGGAAGACCGCCGAAATCTGTTGAGAGCTAAGGCCGTAGAGCCGCGCGAAAATGCCGCCGAGCAGCGCGCGGTAGTCGGTCAGCACGGGCAGGTCGCGCTGCTGGTTGAGCGTGTCGGCCGAAAGGCGCACTTGCGGGCCGACCATGCGTCCGCCCCGCACATTGCCGCCCAGCACCCAATAAGTGCTGCCATGCCCGTGATCGGTGCCCTTGTTGCCGTTTTCGCGAAAGGTGCGGCCGAATTCGGAAATGACGATAACCGTGGTATTGGTCCATTGCGGCCCGCTGGCCTCGGCGAAAGCGGCCAGGCCCCGCCCCAGATCGCCGATCCGGTTGGCCAGCGCGCCATCGGCGGCGCCCTGGTTGGTGTGCGTGTCCCACCCGCCGACGTCCAGGAAGGCAAGGTTGAAGCGATCCTGCATCAGCGCGGCGATGCGTCGTGCTTGCGCTTCGAAGCCGCGCGGGTTGACCGCCCCGCGACTGGCCTTGACCATTTCGTCCTGCAACGCGCCATAGGCATCTGCGCGCACGCTGAACCCTTCGGTCACGGCGACCTGCGGGGCCAGGGCCTGTGCCGTTGGCGTGGCATACATCGCCTCGATCAGCTTTTGCTGCCGCGCGTCGAAGCTGGGCTTGGTGACGGTGTTCACCGCGAGGTTCGGCACCTGAAGACTGGCCGAATGGAAGGCGATGGGAACCTGATTACTGAAGGCGATCGGATGGCATCCCGCCACCGTGGCCGCGAGCCGTCCGAGAAAGCCCGAGCGATAGTCCCGGCTCCCCGCAAGGGGCTGACCAAGCTCGATGGTATCCTGCGTCTCGAAGTGGCTGCGGCTCATGTCGTCGGTGCCGGCGAAGGGTACGAACGCCAGCTGGCGCTTCTGCCAGAGCGGGTAGAGGCTCTCCGCCAGTGCGGGATGCAGGCCCCAGTCGCTATCGAGCGGCAGCGCGGCCTTGGGGTTGGCCGGATCGGGTCGGGCGATCGCGATCGTGGGCCGCGCGGCGTAGTAGAAATCGCTAGAGACCGGCACGATGATGTTGGCGGCATCGTAAGCGCCGCGCAGAAACACCACGAGCAAGCGTTGCGATCCCAGCGCGGGCACTGCCAAAACGCGCGAACTGGCCATTAGCGCTCCGCCGGCTAGACCGGCAGCAAGCAGATCGCGGCGGGAAAACGGGAAAGCGGTCATGGTGCTATCTCCCCATGAAGTCGGGCGAGGCGAGGAACAGGACATTCCATTCCTGCGGGCTGGCCGCCTGATCCAGCGCGGTGCGCGTGCCCGGCGACAACTGCTTGTCCAGCCCGCCGTAATAAAGCGCGCCTTGCAGCACCGGAAAGGCTTGCCGCGGGGTGCTCGACGGCGCCTCACCCTTGAACAGCCCGGCGGAGCCGTTGCCGATCGCCTGCGCGATCTCGAATCGTTGTTCGATCTGCCCCGGGCCGTTCCACGCGGTGCGTTCCAGCGGATAGCCGTCTGGGGTAAGATGACCGTAGAAGGGCTGGCCCAGCCGGTTCAGCCAGTTCGCGATCGGCTGGGTATTGGCGATCATCCGATCGTCGTAAGCCATCCGCACCGCCGAGAGGACGAAGTGCTGCGGATCCTTGAGCAGCGGATGGGAAAGCGAGGCCCGAAACTCCGGGCTGTGGAACAGCAGGTCCAGCACGGCGGCGATTTCGCCCCCGCTTTGCGCCCAGCGTGCCGCCATCCGCTCGATCAGCGCCGGGGGCGGGCTGTCGGCGACGAAATACTGCGCCAGCTGGCGCGAGACATGCCGGGCGGTGGCGGGCTGGGCGCACAGGATATCGAGCGCCTGACGCACCTCGTCATAGCCGGACCCTTTGATGACATGGCCGAGGAAGACCTTGTCGCCCATGTCGTGGCGGCCGGGATAGAAGGCGAACATTCCATCGCGGATCGCCGCGGGATTGGTAGGGTTCGGTCGCTCCGGCCGATCGGGGTTGACGATGCCCACCCCGGTCAGAATGCGCGCAAGTTCCTGCACGTCCTTCTGGGTATAGCCCGAGCCGACCCCCATGGTGTGCAGTTCCATGATTTCGCGCGCGTAGTTCTCGTTGATGCGACCCTTGGCGTTCTGCGCGTTGTCGAGATA
This window of the Novosphingobium sp. EMRT-2 genome carries:
- a CDS encoding cytochrome P450, yielding MALEQTLAETVINAQAYADGDRVDDAFRRIRAEAPLDVAELEGFDPFWVVSRHADIKDIERQPELFHNGDRSTFMSSRENEAKVKALTGGDPNLIRSLVSLDGQEHKDLRGILFPHLTPRAIRPLEEQVRKIAREFVDHMLAKGSECDFAMDVAFLYPLRVIMTVLGVPQEDEPFMLKLTQELFSNADPELNRAGKEQTPEEILKSLWETTMELEAYFGAVTKRFRENPSTEVNSLIANAKVNGEYLNHRQIMGYYIIAATAGHDTTSNTTAGAMWALAERPELLGQLQTDPSLISAFVEESIRWVVPVKHFMRSAVADCEIGGKRIAAGDWLMLCYQSGNRDETVFDTPFDFRLDRGTNPQIAFGYGVHVCLGQHLARMEMRILWEELFTRLKSVELAGVPSRTISNFVCGPKHVPIRFTAQ
- a CDS encoding rubredoxin — encoded protein: MGTPSRRWRCRSCGYIYDEALGLPEQDIAPGTRFEDVPEDAFYCPDCGTEKQDFELMDY
- a CDS encoding LysR family transcriptional regulator, with amino-acid sequence MDRFDAMRTLLAAIEGGSLTAASRALGMPLATVSRKISDLESHLGTRLVVRTTRRLQLTEAGAHYVASARRILDDVEEAERLAMGEYRAPRGHLTITAPLMFGRLHVEPVVREFLQAYPEIDVRLVLADYVVNLIDDRVDAAVRIGALPDSTMVATRLGEVVWRVCASPAYIAARGAPIAPEEVSQHDCVLFDGIYGTNVWRFGRGKDAQAVTVKPRLSVNSAEAAIASACGALGIIRLLSYQVREAIEAGQLVRLLGSFEPEPSPVHLVHTGQAILPLKLRAFWDFAAPRLRARIPQNT
- a CDS encoding alpha/beta fold hydrolase gives rise to the protein MSDTSPTASRIAGRIAGVALTGAVAVAGLAVPALAAGTLEHPITTVADPAQVRYGTVPVDGLNIAYREAGDASLPKLVLLHGWPSSSHQFRDMIPLLARRFHVIAPDYQGFGNSDAPDPASYAYSFEGISRTIEKFLAAKGFDHYGLFVQDYGGPVGFRIVARNPVALDWLVVQNSNAYEEGFSPAWDGFRNALWVNRNADTEKPLAAFNTPEGVKGVYLAGAGHPELVSPDAWLSDSAFVARPNNLRIQLDLFYDYRTNPPLYPAWQKLLRDRQPKTVIFWGQHDPFFLPAGGEAFLRDLPKAEMHRLNAGHFATEDNLPYIVGHMIDFYDRQVAKAR
- a CDS encoding haloacid dehalogenase type II, coding for MSDFQRFPKRRHFLSLALGGMAAFSAVRKAVASPLRAVAKDEARPIRALAFDGFTIFDPRAVSAAVVSAVPDRGAALAGAWTNKLFALSWLETAAGRYSGFGRLADAALDFSAQAMGIALTPAIRRDLVAVFGQLPAWPDAAAALERWRSAGIRLAFLSNLEADVLIANTRRNGLGGLFETPLSTDRVRAFKPSPCAYAMGPAHFGLTMQEIGFVAFGGWDALGARWFGYRTAWINRLGVPEETLSPHPDSAGPDLAAVDRLLR
- a CDS encoding cytochrome P450 produces the protein MNDAPVMERAAFRFDPYSPAIDADPFPAYKTLRDEYPCFWSEEAGMWVLSRYQDVLSALQDWRTYSSAKGNLVNEFPGRAGATLGSSDPPRHDRLRALIQSAVTKRALEHIIEPTRASCRKHLAALEGRPVFDLVNDYTGKVTVDLLFHLFALPAEGADQVRDNAVLMVQTDPVTRQKTEAHLAAFRWMADYAERLVQARKKAPGDDLLSNFITAEIDGEKLLDREVQLTVTTLIMAGIESLSGFMAMFGLNLADYPDARRALVADPTLIPDAIEESLRFNTSAQRFKRCLTRDVDLHGQTMKAGDFVILAYGAANRDERMFENPDVYDITRRAKRHLGFGGGVHACLGSMIGRLATQIAYEELLARIPEFARTQAVLDWVSSSNFRSPKALPLTRG
- a CDS encoding helix-turn-helix domain-containing protein gives rise to the protein MRGKEVKRFTLYGEDGRIIGPEFVHIERIADRSSLHDWTIAPHSHPGMAQVLMIETGAVDVASDGSARKIAAPACMIVPSGCVHAFRFAVATEGWVLSMAVALLHDPRIAGLLEGLSLDGGGARIVPLEPEDRQRVRLSWLLADMADRLEQGLRATPALLAQLGLVLATLGETLAASLPQDASKDRRAALVACYRGLIEARYRDHWSVERYAHALGVTSSTLTRACRAVLDKAPGDLLQDRLALEGMRFLAFTGMGVAQVADRLGFDDPAYFARFFKNRTGQTASAFRAQRAWEGLER
- a CDS encoding DUF1501 domain-containing protein, whose translation is MTAFPFSRRDLLAAGLAGGALMASSRVLAVPALGSQRLLVVFLRGAYDAANIIVPVSSDFYYAARPTIAIARPDPANPKAALPLDSDWGLHPALAESLYPLWQKRQLAFVPFAGTDDMSRSHFETQDTIELGQPLAGSRDYRSGFLGRLAATVAGCHPIAFSNQVPIAFHSASLQVPNLAVNTVTKPSFDARQQKLIEAMYATPTAQALAPQVAVTEGFSVRADAYGALQDEMVKASRGAVNPRGFEAQARRIAALMQDRFNLAFLDVGGWDTHTNQGAADGALANRIGDLGRGLAAFAEASGPQWTNTTVIVISEFGRTFRENGNKGTDHGHGSTYWVLGGNVRGGRMVGPQVRLSADTLNQQRDLPVLTDYRALLGGIFARLYGLSSQQISAVFPGMQPVDLGLV
- a CDS encoding DUF1800 domain-containing protein, translating into MRRPLLQQSLAALALALVAQPALAEDKPSSDLDLAMVNRLTWGATSAEVQRMRAMGAEAWLQAELHPPASERLPPAAQAMVDALPMRDQSTVALVREFREQLTAAKATQAAMPPPGQGAASNGPAAPNPMQAGPSGTAATQSMPPAPPTPQEVRRDYLGEAFKQDQTRLILRALYSPNQLREQLTAFWLNHFNVHAEKAEIRLLVRDYEDQAIRPHALGRFRDLLEATLRSPAMLQYLDNAQNAKGRINENYAREIMELHTMGVGSGYTQKDVQELARILTGVGIVNPDRPERPNPTNPAAIRDGMFAFYPGRHDMGDKVFLGHVIKGSGYDEVRQALDILCAQPATARHVSRQLAQYFVADSPPPALIERMAARWAQSGGEIAAVLDLLFHSPEFRASLSHPLLKDPQHFVLSAVRMAYDDRMIANTQPIANWLNRLGQPFYGHLTPDGYPLERTAWNGPGQIEQRFEIAQAIGNGSAGLFKGEAPSSTPRQAFPVLQGALYYGGLDKQLSPGTRTALDQAASPQEWNVLFLASPDFMGR